In one window of Deinococcus hopiensis KR-140 DNA:
- a CDS encoding FTR1 family iron permease — protein sequence MPPELKRAAGLALLLLGAAQAADLATPAETVRSRLAEAGMEVDFDPQEAAGLVAQAREAFGPLRVALAEAAPQSAQAVDTGLQQAEAAARSGDGPALARARAGAWTALLEGANATLERHVQAGDVPAARDWLAVREFRVASRLTRLSTDATTALEALEAGRTTPADTLKAVRSDVLDGYQARLNDALRELQVSQERGFRTLAAEQAALAAGYFRLLRPAYAGQRGQNATTRLSRAFEDLPAALPQVQAGLEGFRAAPLSEREKSGRAAQLLRYLPLVSVEYGRGVKADGAGAVVTQEVEVNEARTFLAGAQAAFADIAPLLPDAAQARALTVDLADLGHQLSAAQLAETVPTPATLNKQVKALIARARAALPADWQKADAGADLDVVRTQLDAVVAAAQAADWTAAENARLDAYSLLESGTEARIAVFNPDLKVRLENLIWNGQQPRGLAALIQAKAAVGEFQATRAELQTTMTEVGKILGTEVAPAAVATNAGIIVFREGLEAVLILAALMGSLRKGPLVKLRRPMWLGAAGAGVATAATWFVMQQTLTLLGKYGEKLEAVVSLVAIGVLLLIMNWFFHQVYWTDRMASFQKHKHGLTHGSQASGALRAQWWGLALLGFTSIYREGFETVLFLQSLVLQAGVSPVLGGTALGLAAVLGVGVLVFRWQAKLPMKKLLVWTGALICAVLGVMVGNTVHTLQLVGWLPVHPLPMALPASLGLWLGLHPTWEGVMGQLLSVGAVLGSFFAAEALKERELKARRQGTVLSP from the coding sequence GTGCCCCCCGAACTGAAGCGGGCCGCCGGACTGGCCCTGCTGCTGCTGGGTGCGGCCCAGGCCGCCGACCTCGCCACCCCCGCCGAGACGGTGCGCTCACGGCTGGCCGAGGCGGGAATGGAAGTCGACTTTGACCCGCAGGAGGCCGCCGGACTGGTGGCCCAGGCCCGCGAGGCCTTCGGTCCCCTGCGCGTAGCCCTGGCTGAGGCGGCACCGCAGAGCGCACAGGCTGTGGATACAGGTCTGCAGCAGGCGGAGGCTGCGGCCCGGAGCGGCGACGGTCCAGCCCTGGCACGCGCCCGTGCCGGCGCGTGGACGGCCCTGCTGGAGGGAGCGAACGCCACGCTGGAACGCCACGTGCAGGCAGGTGACGTACCGGCGGCCCGCGACTGGCTGGCGGTGCGCGAGTTCCGGGTGGCGAGCCGTCTGACTCGGCTGAGTACAGACGCGACCACTGCCCTGGAGGCGCTGGAAGCGGGCCGAACCACCCCCGCCGATACCCTGAAGGCCGTCCGCTCGGACGTACTTGACGGCTATCAGGCGCGGCTGAACGACGCCTTGCGCGAGTTGCAGGTGTCGCAGGAACGCGGGTTTCGTACCCTGGCTGCCGAGCAGGCCGCCCTGGCTGCAGGTTACTTCCGGCTGCTGCGGCCGGCCTACGCCGGGCAGCGTGGCCAGAATGCCACCACCCGCCTGTCACGCGCATTCGAGGACCTTCCCGCGGCCCTCCCGCAGGTTCAGGCAGGGCTGGAGGGTTTCCGCGCAGCCCCACTGAGCGAACGGGAGAAGAGCGGACGCGCCGCGCAGCTCCTGCGTTACCTGCCCCTGGTGTCGGTCGAATATGGGCGCGGCGTCAAGGCCGACGGCGCGGGCGCGGTGGTCACGCAGGAGGTGGAGGTGAACGAGGCGCGCACCTTCCTCGCTGGAGCGCAGGCGGCCTTTGCGGATATCGCCCCCCTGCTGCCCGACGCAGCGCAGGCCCGCGCGCTGACGGTAGACCTGGCAGACCTGGGCCATCAGCTTTCCGCCGCCCAGCTGGCTGAAACAGTGCCCACGCCCGCCACACTGAACAAACAGGTCAAGGCGCTGATCGCCCGTGCGCGCGCCGCCCTTCCCGCGGACTGGCAGAAGGCCGACGCAGGGGCGGACCTCGACGTGGTGCGGACGCAGCTCGACGCGGTGGTGGCTGCGGCGCAGGCCGCAGACTGGACGGCCGCGGAGAACGCACGCCTGGACGCCTATTCCCTGCTTGAAAGTGGGACAGAGGCGCGCATCGCGGTGTTCAACCCGGACCTGAAGGTGCGGCTGGAAAACCTGATCTGGAACGGGCAGCAGCCCCGGGGCCTGGCTGCGCTGATTCAGGCGAAGGCGGCGGTGGGCGAGTTCCAGGCCACCCGCGCGGAGTTGCAGACCACCATGACCGAAGTCGGCAAGATTCTGGGAACCGAGGTGGCGCCCGCCGCCGTGGCCACGAACGCGGGCATCATTGTGTTTCGTGAGGGGCTCGAAGCCGTGCTGATCCTGGCGGCCCTGATGGGCAGCCTACGCAAGGGCCCTCTGGTGAAGCTGCGCCGTCCCATGTGGCTGGGCGCAGCGGGCGCAGGGGTGGCCACCGCCGCCACCTGGTTCGTGATGCAGCAGACGCTGACACTGCTGGGCAAGTACGGCGAGAAGCTCGAAGCCGTGGTGTCCCTCGTCGCCATCGGCGTGCTGCTGCTGATCATGAACTGGTTTTTTCATCAGGTGTACTGGACGGACCGCATGGCGAGCTTCCAGAAGCACAAGCACGGGCTGACCCACGGTTCCCAGGCGAGCGGAGCGCTGCGGGCGCAGTGGTGGGGCCTGGCCCTGCTGGGCTTCACCTCGATCTACCGTGAGGGCTTTGAGACCGTACTGTTCTTGCAATCGCTGGTGCTGCAGGCGGGCGTGTCCCCCGTGCTTGGCGGAACTGCCCTGGGCCTCGCGGCAGTCCTCGGCGTGGGCGTTCTGGTGTTCCGCTGGCAGGCGAAGCTCCCCATGAAAAAGCTGCTGGTCTGGACGGGCGCTCTGATCTGCGCGGTGCTTGGGGTGATGGTGGGCAATACCGTGCATACCCTACAGCTCGTCGGCTGGCTACCGGTCCATCCCCTGCCAATGGCGCTGCCCGCCTCGCTGGGACTGTGGCTGGGCCTCCACCCCACCTGGGAAGGTGTAATGGGTCAACTCCTTTCCGTCGGGGCCGTGCTGGGTTCCTTCTTCGCCGCCGAGGCGCTCAAGGAGCGTGAGCTAAAGGCCAGGCGTCAGGGGACTGTGCTGTCTCCCTGA
- a CDS encoding alpha/beta hydrolase, whose translation MPDPSDVKFERRLVPGPTGAPDVPVLLYSPLAGPRDAAALLYIHGGGFVSGSAQDYHLQCGRFANRLGLLVVNVEYRLAPETPFPGPLEDCYAALKWLRNQAAELGVDPTRIAVAGDSAGAGLAAALAQLAHDRGEVRPAFQLLLYPMLDDRTVLRKDHGGRGEFVWTPGSNGLGWASYLGRPPVWEDAPAYAVPARRDDLQGLAPAWIGVGTLDLFYPEDREYAHRLNEAGVPCEFFEVEGAYHASEHFRPHASVSQEFLDRSLKALRRGLGMSEVGDASSL comes from the coding sequence GTGCCTGATCCCAGCGACGTCAAGTTTGAACGGCGTTTGGTGCCCGGCCCTACCGGCGCGCCGGACGTGCCCGTGCTGCTGTACTCGCCCCTGGCGGGACCCCGAGATGCGGCCGCACTGCTCTACATCCACGGTGGGGGCTTTGTTTCCGGTTCCGCACAGGACTATCACCTGCAGTGCGGCCGCTTTGCAAACAGGCTCGGACTGCTGGTCGTGAACGTGGAGTACCGCCTCGCGCCCGAGACCCCCTTCCCAGGGCCCCTGGAAGACTGCTACGCCGCTCTGAAGTGGCTGCGGAACCAAGCTGCCGAACTGGGTGTGGACCCGACGCGAATTGCAGTCGCCGGGGACAGCGCGGGAGCAGGCCTTGCGGCGGCCCTCGCGCAACTCGCGCACGACCGGGGTGAGGTTCGCCCGGCCTTCCAGCTCCTGCTGTACCCGATGCTGGACGACCGTACGGTTTTGCGAAAAGATCACGGAGGCCGCGGGGAGTTCGTGTGGACGCCCGGGTCAAACGGGTTGGGGTGGGCGTCGTATCTGGGCCGCCCTCCAGTCTGGGAGGACGCGCCGGCGTACGCGGTTCCCGCACGCCGTGATGACCTCCAGGGGCTTGCGCCGGCGTGGATCGGTGTCGGTACGCTGGACCTGTTTTATCCCGAGGACCGGGAGTACGCCCACCGTCTCAACGAGGCGGGTGTTCCGTGTGAGTTCTTTGAGGTGGAGGGCGCGTACCACGCCAGCGAACACTTCAGGCCACACGCATCCGTCTCACAGGAGTTTCTGGACCGCAGCCTGAAGGCGTTGCGGCGTGGCCTCGGTATGAGCGAGGTCGGGGACGCGTCTTCCCTCTGA
- a CDS encoding ParB/RepB/Spo0J family partition protein, producing MAKRRFDAAGTLDALLGPAGAGELISREGLRLLKVSELSPTPHQPRSSFPEEGLAELAESIRQNGVLQPLLVRQLGKRYEIVAGERRWRAAQLAGVDVLPVYLRELDDQQAAAASAMENLMREDLNPVEEVEAKRRIAALTLGVPEEQVLGRLRVLLDRPEEDADGVAQLDAAFLRLGGEKWQSFLRNKARILNLPADVKQAIREGLDYRKALVIGSVEDQQGRAALLQKAAQGATVQGLRDALRSAVPDREQQWRAVSRALGQKRRLERLDAKQLARVDRLLTELSQILDQEEPKKPRGSKAAQAS from the coding sequence GTGGCTAAGCGCCGCTTCGATGCCGCTGGAACGCTCGACGCGCTGTTGGGCCCAGCGGGAGCAGGTGAACTCATCAGCCGGGAGGGCTTGCGACTCTTAAAGGTCAGTGAGCTTTCTCCCACTCCACACCAACCCCGCAGCAGCTTTCCGGAAGAAGGGCTGGCAGAGCTGGCCGAGAGCATCCGGCAAAACGGTGTCCTTCAGCCGCTGCTGGTGCGGCAGTTGGGGAAACGGTACGAAATCGTGGCGGGAGAACGGCGCTGGCGCGCGGCCCAATTGGCCGGTGTGGACGTTTTACCGGTCTACCTGCGCGAGCTGGACGACCAGCAAGCCGCTGCGGCGTCTGCCATGGAGAACCTGATGCGGGAAGACCTCAACCCCGTGGAGGAAGTGGAAGCCAAACGCCGGATCGCCGCCCTCACCCTGGGCGTTCCCGAGGAGCAGGTGCTCGGTCGCCTGCGGGTCTTGCTCGACCGACCCGAGGAAGACGCCGATGGCGTCGCGCAACTCGACGCTGCGTTCCTACGGCTGGGAGGGGAGAAGTGGCAGTCTTTCCTGCGGAACAAGGCCCGCATCCTCAATCTTCCCGCTGACGTGAAGCAGGCCATCCGCGAGGGTCTGGACTACCGCAAGGCCCTCGTGATCGGAAGCGTCGAGGACCAGCAGGGGAGAGCAGCGCTGCTGCAGAAGGCGGCCCAGGGAGCGACGGTGCAGGGGTTGCGAGACGCCCTGCGCTCTGCCGTGCCGGACCGGGAGCAGCAGTGGCGCGCCGTCTCCCGCGCCCTGGGGCAAAAGCGTCGGCTGGAACGTCTGGACGCCAAGCAACTCGCCCGGGTCGACCGGCTCCTGACCGAGCTTTCCCAGATCCTGGATCAGGAGGAGCCCAAGAAACCCCGGGGGAGCAAGGCGGCACAGGCTTCATAA
- a CDS encoding ParA family protein, with translation MRALTFFNHAGGAGKTSLALNLGHALSQRGHRVLLVDLDPQANLSTWLGLPLVADELTAFEVAVNSEAALPTPQRVHGLDLIPSNLHMALSEGQMMAQEGATLNLRFALQALEDRYDAVLIDSPPSLGKLAVLAALAADQLIVPVPTRAKGLNGLPGVLAALNTYRRLRPELRVGLFVPTLYDTRNSHDREVLETLKAQLKPLSLPLTYRPAVWNDSAGVGEPVLAFAPGSPAAQEIAGLAEQVARVAGLPEVGHRG, from the coding sequence ATGCGTGCACTGACGTTCTTTAATCACGCCGGGGGGGCCGGGAAGACGAGCCTGGCCCTGAACCTCGGCCACGCCCTTTCCCAGCGGGGGCACCGCGTTCTGCTGGTCGATCTCGATCCACAGGCCAATCTCAGCACCTGGCTGGGGCTGCCGCTCGTCGCGGACGAACTCACCGCCTTCGAGGTGGCCGTCAACAGCGAGGCGGCGTTGCCGACGCCTCAGCGTGTTCACGGCCTGGACCTCATTCCCAGTAATCTGCATATGGCGCTGTCTGAGGGACAGATGATGGCCCAGGAAGGGGCCACCCTCAACCTGAGGTTCGCGCTGCAGGCCTTGGAGGACCGCTACGACGCGGTGCTGATCGACAGTCCACCCAGCCTGGGTAAACTGGCCGTTCTGGCGGCCCTCGCGGCCGATCAACTCATCGTGCCCGTTCCCACCCGGGCCAAGGGCCTCAACGGTCTGCCCGGAGTTCTGGCGGCCCTGAACACCTACCGTCGGTTGCGGCCCGAGTTGCGGGTCGGTCTGTTTGTGCCCACCCTCTACGACACCCGCAATTCGCACGACCGCGAGGTTCTGGAGACACTCAAGGCCCAGTTAAAGCCCCTCTCTCTGCCCCTGACCTATCGCCCGGCAGTTTGGAACGACAGTGCGGGCGTGGGAGAACCGGTCCTGGCGTTTGCGCCCGGCAGTCCGGCCGCGCAGGAGATCGCTGGGTTGGCCGAACAAGTAGCGCGGGTCGCGGGACTCCCCGAAGTGGGCCACCGTGGCTAA